A region of the Candidatus Korarchaeota archaeon NZ13-K genome:
GGCTCCTGGTAGCGCTCGTGATCCCGGCAATCATCTTGGTTGCGGTCATCCTCTACTTAACCTGGAGCCCGGGAGGAGCGGGTGCCGAGGTGGGTGGGAGGATGCCTTTCGTCATCAGGTCCGTTTTCGAGAACAATGGAACGATCCCTAGGAAGTACACATGCGATGGCGAGGACCTGTCTCCTCCCCTGAGCTGGGAGGGGGCTCCGGAGGGTACAGTGAGCTACGTCCTCATAGTAGATGACCCTGACGCCCCGGCCGGTGTCTTCACCCACTGGGTCCTCTACAACATACCGGCCAGCGTGACCTCCCTCCCCGAGGGGGTCCC
Encoded here:
- a CDS encoding YbhB/YbcL family Raf kinase inhibitor-like protein; the protein is MSPRLLVALVIPAIILVAVILYLTWSPGGAGAEVGGRMPFVIRSVFENNGTIPRKYTCDGEDLSPPLSWEGAPEGTVSYVLIVDDPDAPAGVFTHWVLYNIPASVTSLPEGVPKGKETAYGSQGRNDFGDYGYGGPCPPKGKPHRYFFKLYALNTTLELAPGARKGDVERAMRNHVIGEAQLMGIYGRG